gccgcGCAGTCTCGAGTTGAGGGAGTAGACCCGGTTTCGCAAAAGACAGGACTGAACGGTGCGGTGAAGAAAACGGTCCCGAAGCGTgacgagaagaggaatcGCGTGCACGCgagggtgaagaagagccatgtggaaaacaagaagaggaagaagcgagcgagCTGGACAGATGAAGACTCGAACGGGAATGGCTCATGCTGCTTGAAGActcgcgaagaaaaagatcAGCAACCGCCTCGGAGAAATGTGGACCCTGAAAAGGACAGCACACACAGGAAAACAGAGTTTCTATTGACGCCTGCTTACACAAAGAACCAGATTCATACACATATAGCTATGTGAATGTGAAGTTACATTtgtacagatatatatgGCAACGTCGCCATGCATTGCTGTACGGTCTCATATACCATGGACAGAAACAGTGATAATCTCACAAATACAGATATTTGAGTTTGATCCAAGTACACGCGCACTATACACGTTTCCATTGTGATTCCATTTCTTAGCCTCCGTCCTACCTGAGGGCTCTCGAATCCTAGGTGACAGCCAGCAGGGCGTGGAACTCCAGTGCGAGGGTCGTTGTAACGACTGCAGAAACCAGATTGGTTTTCCTGACGGTTTTCTGaattttcctctctgctgaaGGTCTTACGGCTGGCCTCGAGAAGCTGAGAAAGGACACACAAGAAGAACAGATCTAACGGGAGGGGGGGGCGAtttgcagaagaaaggaaagccATCAAGACGAGGAAATATGCAAAGACGCTGTGTTCCTCCAGCTCGTTCTCGAGATTTCTAGGTGGAGAGATTGATCGAAGCACTCACGTGCAGATGCTCGGGTACAGAGCTTCACAGAAGCACAGTCATACACCGCCCTTCGCAGCGGCGGCTCCATCGAGGCATGCAGCTCTGAACTAAACCAAGGTTACAGCGCGTTCGTTGAGAAAAAACTCGTCTACACTCACGAAATCCACAgacatgcgcatgcgtgtcTGTCTGGAGACAAACAGCCGTGTCTATCAGCTCAGCGACACCAGGGAGAGATCCATCAGGACACCAACCACTGAACTCTCGGTTTAGTTCGACTTTAGTTCGACGAACAACGCGCCCGACAGGCAAGCCCACACCACCAGGCACGAGTGCTCACTCAAAACACAAGCATCTGCAAAAAGCCGCGAATGCACACCTGGTACACTTGACAAACTCGCTCGAATGCGTTCAAGTCCGTCGGCCTCTCGCCCACACGAGGAACAGCGGTTTGCCGCCCTTTGGAAGTCTGcatgtcttctccttttgcgCCACAACTGGCCCTGAGGTGCTGCGCTGTCTCGAAGACTTACGACGTTGTCTCGTTTCGCTGCTCcagaaagaacagacagTCCTGTCGAGGCGAAGGGGAATAGCGCGACCTTCTGTTTTGTGTCGGCTCCGATTCTGGCCGTTTCGTCTCCGAGAGCTACACCCAGAGCTGGAGCACTTGCACCCACAGACGCCGGGTACAGACCCTGAAgagtcgagaagagaggggcgCAGCTTTCGTTTCCCATTTGGCGAGGAAAGGCTCTCGGCgaggacagaggaaacggccAAGAGTTGGACACACGCCCACTCCCtgacttctcttctgttctctcagGTTCACCTGCGTCACTTCGTAGCTCCTGTGTCTTTCGATTTTCTTGTCGGCCATCTGCCAaatctctctccgttttccccctctcttcgtctttctccagcTGCTGTCTTCGCTCGTCTCCCGCCGTCCGGTTTCCACCTCCAGCGCCCagactgagagagagaaaggagacaaccgTCGAGAGACTCCTTTGGAGCCCAGAAAAGAGCGCCGATCGCGGTCGGGCgtcgcgcgcctctctctcctcttgcccgtcctgcctgtctcctgcaCGCATGAACCTGTCCACGCCAACATGTTGGTCTTCCGGGAGACCTGCGCGGTCACTGCAGGTCGCATTGGGCGCCTCTGAAAGCTGCTGCTTCGTCGAAGACCTCAGGCCTGTGCTTCCTCGATGAGGTACTTGTCTCGAAgtgctgcgtctctgtatgcgtcctcctttccttctgaCAGATCGTCCCGCCTTCCCGACAGTCCACACCATCGGCCTGCTCTCGTGGGCGCCGCTGtccgtcctttcttctctctgggcttctctcctgtctgctcTCCCCGCCGCCTCCCCTTGAAGCCTGCCCCGGGGGTAACTCTCGGCTTGCAACGCGGCAGCGAGCGGCTGACTCCTCTCTGAGCACCTctgaaaggaagaaacgaaaacgcgaggaagaacagacgaCACGGTCTGGACAGGAAGAGACTGTGGAGCTGGAGGCCGTAGAGGACTGCTGCTCCATCGTTGAGGTCGGAGGGAGGGGGCGACTCTGTCGAGGTGTGCACTCCGCTCGTCAAGACTGCCTTTGCATGCTCCTGGGGCGGAGGGGACAGTTAacctcgctttcttcctcggcaAACGATCATCCTCTTCTGGAGCAAGGCAGCTGCGAGTCAAATCCTCTGGACGCTGTCCTTGTCtgtgcgcttcttctctccatctccacGCCGACACACCAGAGAAATCTCCACAAGACGCGGACGAGGGAGACCCTACTGGAGCCCCTAacctctcgcctcctgccAACAGGCGAAGGGACAGCTGCGTCTGTGGCCTGCCGCTCGGCAGAAACGCGCTTCCCGTCCGACATTCGCTTCTCCCCCCtactgtgtctctcctcgtttctccgctCCTCGTTGCTCCACATccttcgctctgcatgcgagacGAGGGGAAAAAGGCCTGACGTCCTCGTCTGCCTTTGTCTCCGAAAGCCTCTTGCCCACCACTTGTGACGGCACgcgagacaacggagacagaggcctCTTCGGCGGGACTTGGGAGCCAGTCCACCTTCGGGTGAGCAGAACTGGCCGACGGAGCCAACAGCCCCGTGGGGCTTTCCGGTGGGCCGAAGGCGGCTGAACCACGGCTTTTTTTCTGGATATTCGCGCCTCTCGACACAGACGGAGGAGCTAGCTGTTGGTTTCCGTACAAGTGAGCGAAAGGAGCGATTGAACGAACGTAatgggaagaagaagacgcagaaggaagcgcgCCTGCATCCTGAGCACTGGCTTTCTCCTGTCCATCGCTCTCAGCAGAAACAGCCCCcagaaaagtggaagacaCAGCCACAGGGAACACACTCCCCTCGCGCGCAAGGTGCACAGGCTTTGTTCCAAAGCCAAGAATTCTGGCCACAGGACGAGGCGAACTGCGTCCCGATGGCGACTGAGAAGACCCGCTTGGATGCCTTTCCTCACCGCGGCCTTGATACCTTTCCAACGGACTCTGCGTCCGGCTGCGATACCCCAACTGCAAGCGCGTCAGTGCCGCTCCCTCTGAGGCTGTTCGAGGGTTTCGACGAACCTCTCCGCGTGAGGAGGCTGAGGGCAACCTGACTGGCAGTTTAGGAGGACGCACACTGGCAGGCACAggcggcagctgcaggaCTGTGCGTTCTACATTTCTCAAAAAAACTCCACTTCTCTCTGATTTGTCCTGGCGGAGAGACGCTCCAATGGCCTGGGCACGAAGCCTTGAAGCCCGCGTTTCCCGTGGCTCGGACAGAGGCCGTCTCCTTGGTCGCGAGAAGGCTGGCCTTTCTTGAGGTGCTCGACGGCTACCGAAAGCGGGAGAGTCGCTAACAGAAGAGGACTCTGGCTGCCTTTGAGTCGAAGTTGCTGGCTTCAATTTTCGGGAATCCGGACGCCAACCTTGGTGAGAATGTGACCCTTTCTCCAGGGGCAAAGGTAGAAAAACTGACCGTCCGACTCGGCTCCCAGCAGCCGCGACGGCAGCACACTTTCGCGGTGTTTGCCCGGTTCCTGGCGCTCTAGAGCTGCTGGGGTAGCCTTGTGTGCTACGTATTTTCTCCTCGTTGCAAGAACGCCGTCCAGTGGAAGGAATTGAAGAAAAATCTGCGAAAGCAAACTTTTCTTTTGCCGAACACGGGGTCCGCTGTCTCAGCAGGGAATGAGAAACCGCCGAAGTAGCGGCGCTTGGAGGTGTATTGAGGGGGAAAATCGAACTCGAGAGATTCCGCTGACGATTGGTTTCTCGCTCCTTTCGTAGAGTCGACATCTTGACCCGCAGGAGACACAGCAaacctgcagagagagaagacagcaacGAGTTGGAGTGACACTGACTTTTCCAGACGGACAACAGAGGTAGGGAAGGGTTTaacgaagaacagaaaacagacCAACTCTCCtcaagagggaaagagactACATCGCCGGACGACGATGCCTCACAGAACCATGACAAAGTGGAACAGGGGATTTCTTCGGCTATCAAGACAAACAGCACAGAGGGGGGCGTTGTCGAGCGGACATGCGAACAACGCGTGAAGACGTATTCCTCTTGATAGAGACCGAGGGGAAAGCGAGACGACAGCCAGAGCGAGAGTGGGAAGGACACGAACTGCCAAGTTGAGGTTAACGCtttgaaaagcagaagaggtaAGAACACGAGCTTTTTTCGTCCGTAAGACAAAAGACAGGAAACTGGACGGTCGTCGCGATTTTCCCAAGATGCACACCACCCAGCCACCCCTAGCGCGAAGCCGACTGTTACACAGCTTCTCGACACAATCGGCGCTGACAACGAGAAGTTTGGCAGTTTCGGCAAACAACTGTTTCTTAGCGGAAATCTTGATTGACACAAGCTTCTCTGACCGTTGCCATATCGGAAAAAGTGTCGTCATATGCCACGGAGAAAAATGTACGGGGACCTAGCGAGCGAAGCAGAGCCACACCTCTTTTCAGCGTGCagctcgagaaaaaacacagtgAAACACGCCGTCATCATAAGACAGGGGAAACCGGTGGAGGAATAGGACGATTATGAAACATAGATGAAGGACTTTGGAACGCTTGAGGCGCCTCACGTCGTGATCTGCTTTGGTAGAGTGTGTGAgacgagacgagacagcTAAAGCATGGGAAGAATCCTGGTAAAGGATAGCTGGATGTAAACGTTTGAAAATAACACTTTTTTCTCAGCGCTGTAGAGAAAACTCTCATATGCAAACGGTCGAGCGCGTTGCCCGAAGTGCAAAAATCGCTTTCTCAGGTCTCTCTTGCCACCCGTCGTTTAGTGTTGCAAGACACTGCTTTTATGTTTTCTGTGGTTTCTCTGGATGCCAGCTCTGCTCGTCATCGTGAACGACTAGGGGAACTTCAGTGCGTACTCCCGGTGTCCGCGCTACACCTGAGCTCGTCTTAAAATCGTGGCTTGGATCTCTTTCGAGGTACATAACCTCTTGAAACTGAATGGAAAAACGCAGGACACTTCGTTCTATGCTCGCCCAAAAGAGATCATACACGGGTACAACTATTTCGACCTGATAAAGCTACAACTGCAACGCTCTACGAAGCCCTACGCAGGCTACAGTACATCATGAACTTCGGtcggatgcatgcagcgtaTTTCGGCCGTCCTCGAATAAACCACCAAGCCTTGTGAAACAACGGAAAACACTGTCAGGAAATTCAAGACGATGCTGCGTTGCGGGGTCTGGCCATTCCTTTCAACATCAACAGCCCTTCTTGCCGCCCTGACATTCGCTAACTAACAAATGGAGGTCCGATGGCTTTGCTGAGAACGCAGACGACGGCGTGTACTACATGCACGCTAGCACTGGTTACCACAATGCCACTGTTACTGTGCCGCAAGCATGTTCAAACGAGCTGTTCGTGAGCAACTTTCTTTCCCGCCAGTAGATACGGTTTTCGGGCAACCCCCGTTGCAGGTCACTTGCGAATGCTTGCGCTACTGATTTCTCAAGGAAGTCCTAGAAGCTCTGCGCTCACACGTCCTCCGTATTATGCTGAACATCCGGCGAGAAGTAGGAAACAATCATCGGAGTCCCTCTTCGTTAACCGGGGGTCTCCTGCAGTCCAGCGTCGGATATCCATATTCGCATGCAGGGCCGCACACTGGCAGAAGCTCAGCTGTTCAGAATAGAGAGGGTATATCTCGTGAAGTTCACCGACCATCATCTCTTCGAGATGTCACGCATTCAAGAAGCTCCGCTTCACTTAGACACAGGAGCAGTCCTCTGCGGACGTTCCGTTCCTGCGTCAGCCCTCGTTTCCACTGGAGAGCCTTGCGAAGCTTCTTACCAGGGGCAATTGGAGGC
This window of the Toxoplasma gondii ME49 chromosome VI, whole genome shotgun sequence genome carries:
- a CDS encoding hypothetical protein (encoded by transcript TGME49_239290), which gives rise to MPPIAPGLLCLLRVKMSTLRKERETNRQRNLSSSIFPLNTPPSAATSAVSHSLLRQRTPCSAKEKFAFADFSSIPSTGRRSCNEEKIRSTQGYPSSSRAPGTGQTPRKCAAVAAAGSRVGRSVFLPLPLEKGSHSHQGWRPDSRKLKPATSTQRQPESSSVSDSPAFGSRRAPQERPAFSRPRRRPLSEPRETRASRLRAQAIGASLRQDKSERSGVFLRNVERTVLQLPPVPASVRPPKLPVRLPSASSRGEVRRNPRTASEGAALTRLQLGYRSRTQSPLERYQGRGEERHPSGSSQSPSGRSSPRPVARILGFGTKPVHLAREGSVFPVAVSSTFLGAVSAESDGQEKASAQDAGALPSASSSSHYVRSIAPFAHLYGNQQLAPPSVSRGANIQKKSRGSAAFGPPESPTGLLAPSASSAHPKVDWLPSPAEEASVSVVSRAVTSGGQEAFGDKGRRGRQAFFPSSRMQSEGCGATRSGETRRDTVGGRSECRTGSAFLPSGRPQTQLSLRLLAGGERLGAPVGSPSSASCGDFSGVSAWRWREEAHRQGQRPEDLTRSCLAPEEDDRLPRKKARLTVPSAPGACKGSLDERSAHLDRVAPSLRPQRWSSSPLRPPAPQSLPVQTVSSVLPRVFVSSFQRCSERSQPLAAALQAESYPRGRLQGEAAGRADRREAQREERTDSGAHESRPMVWTVGKAGRSVRRKGGRIQRRSTSRQVPHRGSTGLRSSTKQQLSEAPNATCSDRAGLPEDQHVGVDRFMRAGDRQDGQEEREARDARPRSALFSGLQRSLSTVVSFLSLSLGAGGGNRTAGDERRQQLEKDEERGKTERDLADGRQENRKTQELRSDAGEPERTEEKSGSGRVSNSWPFPLSSPRAFPRQMGNESCAPLFSTLQGLYPASVGASAPALGVALGDETARIGADTKQKVALFPFASTGLSVLSGAAKRDNVLLEASRKTFSREENSENRQENQSGFCSRYNDPRTGVPRPAGCHLGFESPQGPHFSEAVADLFLRESSSSMSHSRSSLHLSSSLASSSSCFPHGSSSPSRARDSSSRHASGPFSSPHRSVLSFAKPGLLPQLETARRLSLLSPPVSKTAGSFSSSPLEISAKRRQCPSFCEGGDSKQCIWPAQSEEPLFVKPAVVRSQVCSRGAVDKDAGEGASVVEKEEAWTVSRRRNLFGPSMHASRGEQENEGGNRSLPETPFPAVFSDSSSLCPHPSSASSSPFPPLSRQAASLLSKPMDAHHTSEVEFPRLTRLAAAQAEKLARQRSAASCEVVSLHGRYTTSGKERQEEISVEGRENRVERAKGSECGDTNACYGGSREEMAEAIRSESMSCGFSNGEKVLQMDTHSSPGPVCQGVLRDQGRFSFVSTWSAVPASVAFPSSSHAQLLPSLSPPPVLQPVPAVSERPGKKKAPVSPSPSGDILAHANAASGVQRTPEEAASLRKRTQDSLYHAFCGATDSLACSGLREADLRDGRREGGRVGGDARKERSGFHGISTSAATLRKGEQTEGPRQEGRLERNGDTRAAHSAGVRPLSVVGVELKVADDSSVRARVTTGVGGQAEQPRKGCEQEVEGPSRDAFVSRNQDLSEKWTLSPQHSFPSTKKWKDPRNSAFSLQSTKGDDALCRDKEKGSRAEARSDDPCRAGDACAANLRTGDRRDSEKGGALLFRSPRAAVAPGAHDDEQKGFLEETAGKRGTEKTGEEWRRGGSGQVERKLPARADAGDASRETEECGEKKQTIPLRGDREIASLVSDQRFTVQPGEVPSYSQGNTLAGEIPERTLLESGERIAKRRKI